The Anas acuta chromosome 2, bAnaAcu1.1, whole genome shotgun sequence genome contains a region encoding:
- the ABHD5 gene encoding 1-acylglycerol-3-phosphate O-acyltransferase ABHD5 isoform X3 — protein sequence MLKCITSTYNKRYVYIANGNKIWTLTFSPDLTRKTPLVLLHGFGGGVGMWALNFEELCENRTVHAFDLLGFGRSSRPHFDADAREAENQFVESIEQWRKEMGLEKMILLGHNLGGFLAAAYSLKYPSRVKHLILVEPWGFPERPDNAEHERPIPIWIKALGAILSPFNPLAGLRIAGPFGLSLVQRLRPDFKRKYASMFDDNTVTEYIYHCNVQSPSGETAFKNMTIPYGWAKRPMLQRIPQMDQDIPITVVYGARSCIDGNSGSTIQSLRPNSYVKTIAILGAGHYVYADQPEDFNQRVKDICDSVD from the exons ATGCTAAAAT gcattaCAAGCACATACAATAAGCGGTATGTGTATATAGccaatggaaataaaatatggaCGCTGACATTCTCTCCAGACCTCACACGTAAAACTCCACTTGTCCTCCTCCATGGTTTTGGAGGAGGTGTCGGGATGTGGGCTCTCAATTTTGAAGAGCTCTGTGAAAACAGGACCGTTCATGCCTTCGACCTCTTGGGATTTGGACGTAGCAGTAGACCCCACTTCGACGCTGATGCTCGGGAAGCAGAAAATCAGTTTGTGGAATCCATAGAACAATGGAGAAAAGAGATGGGGttagaaaaaatgattttacttGGACACAACTTAGGTGGATTCCTGGCTGCTGCTTACTCACTAAAGTACCCATCGAG GGTCAAACACCTTATCTTAGTGGAGCCATGGGGTTTTCCAGAGAGGCCTGACAATGCTGAACACGAAAGACCAATTCCGATCTGGATCAAAGCACTAGGAGCTATACTGAGTCCATTTAACCCATTAGCTGGGCTGAGGATAGCAGGACCCTTTG GACTAAGCCTTGTTCAGCGTTTAAGACCAGATTTCAAGCGAAAATATGCATCGATGTTTGATGATAACACAGTGACTGAATATATCTATCACTGCAATGTACAGTCACCCAG TGGTGAAACAGCTTTCAAGAACATGACTATTCCTTAcggatgggcaaaaaggccgATGCTGCAACGGATTCCACAAATGGACCAAGACATTCCTATCACGGTGGTCTACGGAGCACGTTCATGTATAGATGGCAATTCTGGCAGCACTATCCAGTCTCTGAGACCAAATTCATATGTGAAGACAATT GCTATCCTTGGCGCAGGCCATTACGTGTACGCTGATCAGCCTGAAGACTTCAATCAGAGAGTGAAAGATATCTGTGATTCCGTGGACTGA
- the ABHD5 gene encoding 1-acylglycerol-3-phosphate O-acyltransferase ABHD5 isoform X2, which yields MGDWMMNPSLTKLGWLFSWLPAWCPTSLLHLKEAEDKMLKCITSTYNKRYVYIANGNKIWTLTFSPDLTRKTPLVLLHGFGGGVGMWALNFEELCENRTVHAFDLLGFGRSSRPHFDADAREAENQFVESIEQWRKEMGLEKMILLGHNLGGFLAAAYSLKYPSRVKHLILVEPWGFPERPDNAEHERPIPIWIKALGAILSPFNPLAGLRIAGPFGLSLVQRLRPDFKRKYASMFDDNTVTEYIYHCNVQSPSGETAFKNMTIPYGWAKRPMLQRIPQMDQDIPITVVYGARSCIDGNSGSTIQSLRPNSYVKTIAILGAGHYVYADQPEDFNQRVKDICDSVD from the exons ATGGGTGATTGGATGATGAATCCTTCCTTGACCAA GTTAGGATGGCTGTTCAGCTGGCTTCCTGCTTGGTGTCCCACATCGCTGCTACACCTTAAAGAGGCTGAGGACAAAATGCTAAAAT gcattaCAAGCACATACAATAAGCGGTATGTGTATATAGccaatggaaataaaatatggaCGCTGACATTCTCTCCAGACCTCACACGTAAAACTCCACTTGTCCTCCTCCATGGTTTTGGAGGAGGTGTCGGGATGTGGGCTCTCAATTTTGAAGAGCTCTGTGAAAACAGGACCGTTCATGCCTTCGACCTCTTGGGATTTGGACGTAGCAGTAGACCCCACTTCGACGCTGATGCTCGGGAAGCAGAAAATCAGTTTGTGGAATCCATAGAACAATGGAGAAAAGAGATGGGGttagaaaaaatgattttacttGGACACAACTTAGGTGGATTCCTGGCTGCTGCTTACTCACTAAAGTACCCATCGAG GGTCAAACACCTTATCTTAGTGGAGCCATGGGGTTTTCCAGAGAGGCCTGACAATGCTGAACACGAAAGACCAATTCCGATCTGGATCAAAGCACTAGGAGCTATACTGAGTCCATTTAACCCATTAGCTGGGCTGAGGATAGCAGGACCCTTTG GACTAAGCCTTGTTCAGCGTTTAAGACCAGATTTCAAGCGAAAATATGCATCGATGTTTGATGATAACACAGTGACTGAATATATCTATCACTGCAATGTACAGTCACCCAG TGGTGAAACAGCTTTCAAGAACATGACTATTCCTTAcggatgggcaaaaaggccgATGCTGCAACGGATTCCACAAATGGACCAAGACATTCCTATCACGGTGGTCTACGGAGCACGTTCATGTATAGATGGCAATTCTGGCAGCACTATCCAGTCTCTGAGACCAAATTCATATGTGAAGACAATT GCTATCCTTGGCGCAGGCCATTACGTGTACGCTGATCAGCCTGAAGACTTCAATCAGAGAGTGAAAGATATCTGTGATTCCGTGGACTGA